From the genome of Brevibacterium sp. JSBI002, one region includes:
- a CDS encoding glycosyltransferase codes for MTDQLTADNLLETFPVAPNSDRRPVFDDLRVGTILDEFSAESFGYEWTIVPLKRDGWTLQLGSVDFVFIESAWNGNGGDWKFKLTGTTGPSPEVVELLAECRHRKIPTVFWNKEDPPHFEDFLPLAKNCDVVFTSDTRLIPKYQARLGHDRVAVLPFAAQPAIHNPSRPAHNFAARDIAFAGMYFAHKFPERRQQMELLLGAAATVSSRMQHGLEIFSRFLGEDERYQFPGSLADRVIGSLPYRNLLTAYKHFKVFLNVNSVVDSPSMCARRIFEITAAGTPVVTTPSAATKAFFPIDEIAQPETEEEAEFVLRSLVRSKELRDRTVHKAQRRIWAEHTYTHRAMSVMDALAIDHAHPISASVSAVVSTNRPEHLEKVISAHAHQTHADRELVLVAHGFRVPPEFARRSADAGIENLQILEVDSSESLGECLNRGISAAGGDVVAKMDDDDIYGAHYLSDQLAALRYSGADLVGKQAHYLYLTSRNILMCRFPEREHRYTDLVMGPTLMGRKDLFIKHPFADRTQGEDTELQQRFVAAGARIYSADRFNFVQVRGDHKHTWSIHDNELLANSTVHAFGYSKHHYLF; via the coding sequence ATGACCGATCAGCTCACTGCGGACAATCTGCTGGAGACGTTTCCTGTAGCTCCGAATTCCGATCGTCGGCCTGTGTTCGACGATCTCAGAGTTGGCACCATCCTCGACGAGTTCTCAGCGGAGAGCTTCGGTTACGAATGGACGATTGTCCCCCTGAAACGCGATGGATGGACATTGCAGTTGGGCTCGGTCGACTTCGTCTTCATCGAATCAGCGTGGAATGGCAATGGTGGGGACTGGAAGTTCAAGCTCACCGGCACCACCGGGCCAAGCCCCGAGGTTGTCGAACTGCTGGCGGAGTGTCGTCATCGCAAAATCCCAACAGTTTTTTGGAACAAGGAAGATCCACCGCACTTCGAGGACTTCCTACCCTTGGCCAAAAACTGCGATGTCGTCTTCACCAGCGATACCCGCCTCATCCCCAAATATCAAGCCAGACTGGGCCATGATCGAGTCGCGGTACTGCCGTTTGCGGCTCAGCCGGCAATCCATAATCCCTCCCGCCCAGCGCACAACTTTGCCGCCCGCGACATTGCATTTGCGGGGATGTACTTCGCACACAAGTTCCCCGAACGCCGTCAACAAATGGAACTTCTGCTTGGGGCCGCAGCAACCGTGTCGAGCAGAATGCAGCACGGACTCGAAATATTCTCCCGTTTCCTGGGCGAGGATGAGCGCTATCAGTTCCCAGGCTCGCTGGCTGATCGCGTAATCGGATCCTTGCCATATCGCAACCTCCTGACCGCGTACAAACACTTCAAAGTGTTCCTCAACGTCAACTCCGTGGTCGACTCGCCTAGTATGTGCGCCCGACGCATATTCGAGATCACGGCAGCAGGAACTCCGGTAGTGACAACTCCGAGCGCAGCGACAAAGGCATTTTTCCCAATAGATGAGATTGCTCAGCCAGAGACCGAGGAAGAGGCAGAATTCGTACTCCGGTCTCTCGTGCGCAGCAAAGAGCTGCGGGACCGCACCGTGCACAAAGCCCAACGGCGCATCTGGGCAGAGCACACTTATACCCATCGAGCTATGTCTGTCATGGACGCACTTGCCATCGACCACGCACATCCTATAAGTGCCTCGGTATCGGCGGTCGTTTCGACCAACCGTCCTGAGCACCTCGAGAAGGTCATCTCCGCGCACGCTCACCAGACTCATGCCGACCGGGAACTCGTCCTTGTCGCCCACGGCTTCAGAGTCCCGCCCGAATTCGCACGAAGGTCAGCCGACGCCGGAATCGAGAACTTGCAGATCCTTGAGGTCGACTCATCCGAGTCATTAGGCGAGTGCCTCAACCGTGGCATTTCGGCGGCGGGAGGCGATGTCGTCGCCAAAATGGACGATGACGACATCTACGGCGCGCACTACTTATCCGATCAGCTGGCTGCTCTTCGCTACTCAGGCGCTGACCTCGTCGGAAAACAAGCACACTACCTTTACCTCACGTCCCGGAATATCCTCATGTGCCGGTTCCCGGAGCGTGAGCACCGCTACACCGATCTGGTTATGGGCCCGACGCTCATGGGGCGAAAGGACCTTTTCATAAAGCACCCGTTTGCAGACCGAACACAGGGGGAAGATACTGAACTTCAGCAACGGTTCGTAGCCGCTGGCGCTCGCATTTATTCAGCAGACCGTTTCAACTTCGTCCAGGTCCGTGGCGACCATAAACATACCTGGTCAATTCATGACAATGAGCTGCTGGCAAACTCAACAGTCCACGCGTTTGGATACAGCAAACACCATTACCTTTTCTAA